A region of Salvia splendens isolate huo1 chromosome 17, SspV2, whole genome shotgun sequence DNA encodes the following proteins:
- the LOC121774686 gene encoding uncharacterized protein LOC121774686 isoform X4, with translation MATDISDFAADSSSSSSHCSRCSVAAGRRGCRHRKPRRHCRRCCAVTSPGRRCSRASRPLTIASTPTPAASARRSATARPSVARRVGSPLTYSSAESGACCRCLLLLSGGCSMVPEQLQNDTAQPRNQPEPPRKYNRFKSVAVRAEVPDFLRTQDV, from the exons ATGGCCACTGATATCAGCGATTTCGCCGCCGATTCGTCGTCATCGTCCAGCCACTGCagccgctgctccgtcgccgcAGGAAGACGCGGCTGTCGTCACCGGAAGCCGCGACGCCACTGCCGTCGTTGCTGCGCAGTCACCTCACCGGGAAGACGCTGCTCCCGTGCGTCCAGACCCCTCACCATTGCGTCGACCCCCACGCCGGCGGCCTCTGCTCGTCGGTCAGCTACTGCTCGCCCCTCCGTCGCACGCCGTGTGGGGTCACCACTGACGTACAGCAGCGCCGAGTCCGGTGCGTGCTGTCGCTGCCTGTTGTTGCTGTCCGGTGGCTGCTCGATGGTCCCCGAACAGCTCCAAAACGACACCGCgcagccccgaaaccaacccgaaccaCCCCGCAA gtataatcggttcaagtcCGTGGCTGTCCGCGCTGAAGTACCCGATTTTCTTAGAACGCAGgatgtataa
- the LOC121774686 gene encoding uncharacterized protein LOC121774686 isoform X5, which translates to MATDISDFAADSSSSSSHCSRCSVAAGRRGCRHRKPRRHCRRCCAVTSPGRRCSRASRPLTIASTPTPAASARRSATARPSVARRVGSPLTYSSAESGACCRCLLLLSGGCSMVPEQLQNDTAQPRNQPEPPRKLLQRKLIYLCRLGTNWHEKEV; encoded by the exons ATGGCCACTGATATCAGCGATTTCGCCGCCGATTCGTCGTCATCGTCCAGCCACTGCagccgctgctccgtcgccgcAGGAAGACGCGGCTGTCGTCACCGGAAGCCGCGACGCCACTGCCGTCGTTGCTGCGCAGTCACCTCACCGGGAAGACGCTGCTCCCGTGCGTCCAGACCCCTCACCATTGCGTCGACCCCCACGCCGGCGGCCTCTGCTCGTCGGTCAGCTACTGCTCGCCCCTCCGTCGCACGCCGTGTGGGGTCACCACTGACGTACAGCAGCGCCGAGTCCGGTGCGTGCTGTCGCTGCCTGTTGTTGCTGTCCGGTGGCTGCTCGATGGTCCCCGAACAGCTCCAAAACGACACCGCgcagccccgaaaccaacccgaaccaCCCCGCAA GCTATTGCAGAGGAAATTGATATACCTTTGTAGATTGGGAACGAATTGGCATGAAAAAGAG gtataa
- the LOC121774948 gene encoding uncharacterized protein LOC121774948 isoform X2, with amino-acid sequence MATDISDFAADSSSSSSHCSRCSVAAGRRGCRHRKPRRHCRRCCAVTSPGRRCSRASRPLTIASTPTPAASARRSATARPSVARRVGSPLTYSSAESGACCRCLLLLSGGCSMVPEQLQNDTAQPRNQPEPPRKLLQRKLIYLCRLGTNWHEKEREE; translated from the exons ATGGCCACTGATATCAGCGATTTCGCCGCCGATTCGTCGTCATCGTCCAGCCACTGCagccgctgctccgtcgccgcAGGAAGACGCGGTTGTCGTCACCGGAAGCCGCGACGCCACTGCCGTCGTTGCTGCGCAGTCACCTCACCGGGAAGACGCTGCTCCCGTGCGTCCAGACCCCTCACCATTGCGTCGACCCCCACGCCGGCGGCCTCTGCTCGTCGGTCAGCTACTGCTCGCCCCTCCGTCGCACGCCGTGTGGGGTCACCACTGACGTACAGCAGCGCCGAGTCCGGTGCGTGCTGTCGCTGCCTGTTGTTGCTGTCCGGTGGCTGCTCGATGGTCCCCGAACAGCTCCAAAACGACACCGCgcagccccgaaaccaacccgaaccaCCCCGCAA GCTATTGCAGAGGAAATTGATATACCTTTGTAGATTGGGAACGAATTGGCATGAAAAAGAG AGAGAAGAATAA
- the LOC121774686 gene encoding uncharacterized protein LOC121774686 isoform X2 yields the protein MATDISDFAADSSSSSSHCSRCSVAAGRRGCRHRKPRRHCRRCCAVTSPGRRCSRASRPLTIASTPTPAASARRSATARPSVARRVGSPLTYSSAESGACCRCLLLLSGGCSMVPEQLQNDTAQPRNQPEPPRKVMICTNSRLLQRKLIYLCRLGTNWHEKEV from the exons ATGGCCACTGATATCAGCGATTTCGCCGCCGATTCGTCGTCATCGTCCAGCCACTGCagccgctgctccgtcgccgcAGGAAGACGCGGCTGTCGTCACCGGAAGCCGCGACGCCACTGCCGTCGTTGCTGCGCAGTCACCTCACCGGGAAGACGCTGCTCCCGTGCGTCCAGACCCCTCACCATTGCGTCGACCCCCACGCCGGCGGCCTCTGCTCGTCGGTCAGCTACTGCTCGCCCCTCCGTCGCACGCCGTGTGGGGTCACCACTGACGTACAGCAGCGCCGAGTCCGGTGCGTGCTGTCGCTGCCTGTTGTTGCTGTCCGGTGGCTGCTCGATGGTCCCCGAACAGCTCCAAAACGACACCGCgcagccccgaaaccaacccgaaccaCCCCGCAA AGTTATGATATGCACAAACTCTAGGCTATTGCAGAGGAAATTGATATACCTTTGTAGATTGGGAACGAATTGGCATGAAAAAGAG gtataa
- the LOC121774948 gene encoding uncharacterized protein LOC121774948 isoform X1 — protein MATDISDFAADSSSSSSHCSRCSVAAGRRGCRHRKPRRHCRRCCAVTSPGRRCSRASRPLTIASTPTPAASARRSATARPSVARRVGSPLTYSSAESGACCRCLLLLSGGCSMVPEQLQNDTAQPRNQPEPPRKVMICTNSRLLQRKLIYLCRLGTNWHEKEREE, from the exons ATGGCCACTGATATCAGCGATTTCGCCGCCGATTCGTCGTCATCGTCCAGCCACTGCagccgctgctccgtcgccgcAGGAAGACGCGGTTGTCGTCACCGGAAGCCGCGACGCCACTGCCGTCGTTGCTGCGCAGTCACCTCACCGGGAAGACGCTGCTCCCGTGCGTCCAGACCCCTCACCATTGCGTCGACCCCCACGCCGGCGGCCTCTGCTCGTCGGTCAGCTACTGCTCGCCCCTCCGTCGCACGCCGTGTGGGGTCACCACTGACGTACAGCAGCGCCGAGTCCGGTGCGTGCTGTCGCTGCCTGTTGTTGCTGTCCGGTGGCTGCTCGATGGTCCCCGAACAGCTCCAAAACGACACCGCgcagccccgaaaccaacccgaaccaCCCCGCAA AGTTATGATATGCACAAACTCTAGGCTATTGCAGAGGAAATTGATATACCTTTGTAGATTGGGAACGAATTGGCATGAAAAAGAG AGAGAAGAATAA
- the LOC121774686 gene encoding uncharacterized protein LOC121774686 isoform X1 yields MATDISDFAADSSSSSSHCSRCSVAAGRRGCRHRKPRRHCRRCCAVTSPGRRCSRASRPLTIASTPTPAASARRSATARPSVARRVGSPLTYSSAESGACCRCLLLLSGGCSMVPEQLQNDTAQPRNQPEPPRKVMICTNSRLLQRKLIYLCRLGTNWHEKEREE; encoded by the exons ATGGCCACTGATATCAGCGATTTCGCCGCCGATTCGTCGTCATCGTCCAGCCACTGCagccgctgctccgtcgccgcAGGAAGACGCGGCTGTCGTCACCGGAAGCCGCGACGCCACTGCCGTCGTTGCTGCGCAGTCACCTCACCGGGAAGACGCTGCTCCCGTGCGTCCAGACCCCTCACCATTGCGTCGACCCCCACGCCGGCGGCCTCTGCTCGTCGGTCAGCTACTGCTCGCCCCTCCGTCGCACGCCGTGTGGGGTCACCACTGACGTACAGCAGCGCCGAGTCCGGTGCGTGCTGTCGCTGCCTGTTGTTGCTGTCCGGTGGCTGCTCGATGGTCCCCGAACAGCTCCAAAACGACACCGCgcagccccgaaaccaacccgaaccaCCCCGCAA AGTTATGATATGCACAAACTCTAGGCTATTGCAGAGGAAATTGATATACCTTTGTAGATTGGGAACGAATTGGCATGAAAAAGAG AGAGAAGAATAA
- the LOC121773819 gene encoding phosphatidylinositol transfer protein 3-like, translating to MGFEGDEDNQRVQSVIQLLNKQSPLSLKQEKFCNNACVERFLKAKGLSVKKAAKHLRNCLSWRDSFALDHLKADEFSHEIAQGMAYVAGHDDDLRPVVIFRITKEYQKFHSQKLFNRLLVFTLEVAIQTMPKNVEQFVLLFDASLCRSAGGFTNMLVGSLKIIGEYYPGRLHKAFVIDPPPLFSYLWKGVRPFVELSPITITISSLDFEESAGLDDLTRLRFNSSSSRFSELKLGAKISHLNFRSHSLRVVGKGFLPETTQPRTPKPSFFVQIHSSSLFSRSRVERSTKSFMPYIKLYRQPYDEMIYRSKMRPPLGGLISVVCPHITRTHVFHSQRFFI from the exons ATGGGATTTGAGGGAGACGAAGATAATCAAAGAGTTCAATCCGTTATTCAACTTCTCAACAAACAATCTCCACTTTCCCTCAAACAG GAGAAATTCTGCAACAATGCATGCGTGGAGAGGTTTTTGAAAGCCAAAGGCCTAAGTGTGAAGAAAGCAGCTAAACATCTCAGGAATTGCCTTTCTTGGAGAGATTCATTTGCCCTTG ATCATTTGAAAGCTGATGAATTCTCTCATGAGATTGCTCAAGGAATGGCGTACGTTGCTGGTCATGACGACGATCTAAGACCTGTCGTG ATTTTCCGGATCACTAAAGAATACCAGAAATTCCATTCTCAGAAGCT ATTTAATCGGTTGCTAGTGTTTACACTGGAAGTGGCAATTCAAACCATGCCAAAAAATGTCGAACAATTTGTCCTCCTCTTTGATGCAA GCCTTTGCAGATCAGCAGGTGGATTTACGAACATGTTGGTTGGAAGTCTGAAAATCATAGGTGAATATTACCCAGGAAGACTTCACAAGGCTTTTGTGATTGACCCTCCACCCCTCTTCTCTTACCTCTGGAAG GGAGTTAGGCCATTCGTTGAGCTTTCACCGATCACGATCACCATATCGTCGCTCGATTTTGAAGAATCGGCCGGATTGGATGATCTAACGCGACTGCGCTTTAACTCTTCCTCATCAAGATTCTCGGAGTTGAAATTAGGTGCGAAGATATCTCATCTGAATTTTAGGTCTCACTCCTTAAGGGTGGTCGGAAAGGGCTTCTTGCCGGAAACGACACAACCCAGAACTCCAAAACCCTCCTTCTTCGTCCAAATCCATTCGTCATCCTTGTTTTCAAGGAGTAGAGTGGAGAGAAGCACAAAATCGTTTATGCCATATATAAAGTTATATCGACAGCCCTATGACGAGATGATTTATAGATCAAAGATGAGGCCTCCTCTTGGCGGCCTCATCTCCGTTGTGTGTCCACATATCACCCGCACTCATGTCTTTCACTCACAACGTTTTTTCATCTAA
- the LOC121774686 gene encoding uncharacterized protein LOC121774686 isoform X3, translated as MATDISDFAADSSSSSSHCSRCSVAAGRRGCRHRKPRRHCRRCCAVTSPGRRCSRASRPLTIASTPTPAASARRSATARPSVARRVGSPLTYSSAESGACCRCLLLLSGGCSMVPEQLQNDTAQPRNQPEPPRKLLQRKLIYLCRLGTNWHEKEREE; from the exons ATGGCCACTGATATCAGCGATTTCGCCGCCGATTCGTCGTCATCGTCCAGCCACTGCagccgctgctccgtcgccgcAGGAAGACGCGGCTGTCGTCACCGGAAGCCGCGACGCCACTGCCGTCGTTGCTGCGCAGTCACCTCACCGGGAAGACGCTGCTCCCGTGCGTCCAGACCCCTCACCATTGCGTCGACCCCCACGCCGGCGGCCTCTGCTCGTCGGTCAGCTACTGCTCGCCCCTCCGTCGCACGCCGTGTGGGGTCACCACTGACGTACAGCAGCGCCGAGTCCGGTGCGTGCTGTCGCTGCCTGTTGTTGCTGTCCGGTGGCTGCTCGATGGTCCCCGAACAGCTCCAAAACGACACCGCgcagccccgaaaccaacccgaaccaCCCCGCAA GCTATTGCAGAGGAAATTGATATACCTTTGTAGATTGGGAACGAATTGGCATGAAAAAGAG AGAGAAGAATAA